The DNA sequence TTCAATAAATGacatcatcattttaaaactgcattttgtgttttaaggagttatcttttatttatattaaaattgGTTTGATGATGAATTTTATTGAGACAAATacgcaaaaaaaagaaggtaaCTGCAATGGAGGCAATACTTTACTCAGCACTGTATGCACACAGTCACTTCTCACATGACACCTGATGGAATTTTTCAaaacgtttaaaaaaaatatataattgcaCCTCAAGGCAGCAAACTTTTTCCAGAGCATTCAGCCGTTCACTGCAGTCTCCATCaacacatgaagtttgaagctCAATGATACAGCGCCTCTTAATGCCTGGAGCAGGGGAGCGATGTTATGAATGTGACGCAACATGAATGCTTGGCCAGCATCACAGAAAACCACCTCTGTTCTCGACATGACCAGCACCTCCCACAACATCATTAAACAGTCACAGAAAGAGCAAACACATCAGACTCCGCACCAGGTCTCGTCTTTGACGAACACCTTGGATTTTACAGTACCAGTTGGCAATGAGTGTAGCAGAGGGTGAGGCAGTTAGGCTGTCTATTGCGCTGGGGTGCAGCGGTGGCTTTTGTAGGTGCCCAAGTGGCGGAAGCTGCGTCCACACTGCTGGCAGCAGTAAGGCGTGGCGCCACTGTGGATCCTCTGGTGGGTGTACAGATTCCCCAGCTCTTTAAAGCGTCTGCCACATTGAGGGCAGGCATAAGGGCTCTCACCAGTGTGCACTCGCTGGTGTCTCTTGAGTCCCGACAGCACTGAGAAACCTTTCCCACACTGGGGGCATGGGAAGGGGCTCTGGGCACCGCTGTGGATAAGCCTGTGGCTTTTTAAGCGAGCTGCATGGCGGAACCTCTCTCCACACTCTGGACACATAAAAGGCTTCTCTCCAGTGTGAATGCGCTGGTGCTGTCGCAGGTTGCCAAGGTAGTTAAAATGGCGGCCACAGTCACCACACTCATAACCCCCCTCaattttaatttcctttttcatAGGCCCGACTCCTCGACTGACGCTCACGCCAGACCCAAGTCCTGTGCTTCCCTCGTTTTGACCGCCCCCAGCCCTCCTGGAATCACTGCTGCCATCTCCCGTGGTGGTTGCAGCAGAGGAGGTGGACTGCAGGGCCTGGAGAGCCTGAGCACCAGCAGAGTCCGAGTGTATCAATTTGACATGTTCCTCCAGGAACACAGAGTCAGGACAGAAGGTGCcacacagtgagcagatgtaaGTGTGGCTGGAAAACTGCTGGCCTGAAACCACAAACATTACTCTGTGAACAACAAAGGTTAATTCCAGTAACATTACAGGGTTATATACAGGGTTAAACAGTGTGACCAAAAACCTGTCAAATGTGATTACAAAAACATTGTCATCAGTTGCACTGGGTGTCTGACATTCAtagattttctcatttttgttgttttgtgtgttgttttgtgtctcatttttgtaatatgttttggctgtcattttgtgtcgtttttatcatttctttatGTTGTTTAGAGTCtcgtgtttgttgtttttttgtctcgctcaTGTAATTTCATGtgtctttgggacagttttgtcttttatctcattttctgtctcattttctgacttgttttctttgttttaggtgtttttagGACAGTattatctttttgtggtcactttgtgtatcttttctgttgtttctttgtcttgctTTCTTGTTTTGAGTCTATTTGGGACGGTTttatctcatttctgtcattctgtgtcagacaggtttgtctctgtgtgcatATGGACAGTGGGGCAAAAAAGTTTTTAATCAGCCACCAATtgtgcaagttctcccacttaaaatgatgacggaggtctgtaattttcatcatggggacacttcaactgtgagagacagaatatgaggaaaaaaatccaggaaatcacaTTGTAGGATTTAGTTTAGGATAgtagtttagtttagttgtaggatagtttatttgtaaaatatggaggaaaatgggctgcacagtggagtagtggttggcacgtttgccttgcagcaagaagatccccggttcaaatcccagggtgggcctgggatctttctgcatggagtttgcatgttctccctgtgcatgcgtgggttttctctgggcactccggcttcctcccacagtccaaaaaatatgctgaggttaattgatcactctaaattgtccttaggtgtgattgtgtgtctgtacatgtagccctgtgacagactggcgacctgtccagggtcccctgccttcgcctgagtcagctgggataggctccaacaccccccgcgaccctagtgaggataaagcggtgtatagagaatggatggatggaggaaaaTAAGTATATGGTCACCTACAAACAAGCAAGATCTGTGGCTCTCACAGACCTGTAACTTCTTTAAGaagctcttctgtcctccactcgTTAGCTGTATTGATGGCACCTGTTTGAACTCGTTATCTGTATAACAGACACCTGTCCACAGCCTCTAACAGTCAGACTCCAAACTCCACCATGACCAAGACCAAAGAGCTGTGGAAGGACACCAGGAACAAAAGTGTAGACCTGCACCAGGCTGGGAAGAGTGAATCTACAACAGGCAAGCAGCTTGGTGTGAATAAATCAACTGTGGGAGCAATTATTAGAAAATGGAAGATGTACAAGACCACAGATAATCTCCCTTGATCTGGGGCTCCACACAACATCTCATCCTGTGGGGTCAAAATGATCATGAGTGAGCAAAAATCCCAGAACTACATGGAGGGACCTGGTGAATGATCTGCAGAGAGCTGGGACCAAAGTAACAAAGGCTACCATCAGTAACACACTACGCCGACAGGGAATCAAATCCTGCAGTGCCAGACGTGTCCCCCTGCTTAAGCCAGCACATGTCCAGGCCCGTCTGAAGTTTGTCAGAGAGCATATGGATGATCCAGAAGAGGATTGGGAGAATGTcatgtggtcagatgaaaccaaaatagaactttttggTATAAACTCAACTTGTCAagtttggaggaagaagaatGCTGAGTTGCATCCCAAGAACACCAAtcctactgtgaagcatgggggtggaaacatcatgctttggggctgtttttctgcaaagggGACAGGACGACTGATCCGTGTTTAGGAAAGAATGAATGGGGCCATGTATTGTGAGATGTTGATCCAAAACCTCCTTCCATCAGTGAGAGCATTGAAGATGAAACGTGGCTGGGTCTTCCAGCATGACGAGGATCCCAAACACACAAAGGAGTGGCTCCATAAGAAGTATTTCAAAGTCCTGGAGTGGCCTCGCCAGTCTCCAGAACTCAACCCCATAGAAAATCTGTGGAGGGAGTTGAAAGTACGTGTTGCCCGGCAACAGCCCCAaaacatcactgctctggaGGAGATCTGCATGGAGGAATGGGCCAAAATACAAGCTCCAGTGTGTGCAAACCTGGTGAAGAACTACCGTAAATGTTTGACCTCTGTCATTGACAACGAAGGTTATATTACAAAGTACTGAGTCGGACTTTTGTTATtgaccaaatacttattttccaccataatttacaaataaattcttcaaaaatcctacaatgtgacttcctggaattttttttccatattctgTCTCTTACAGTTGAAGTGTCCCTctgatgaaaattacagacctctgtcatcattttaagtggGAAAACTTGCACAATTGGTGGCTGACTAAAAACTTTTTTGCCCCACTGTATATAGTAGTGATGTACAGGTGACGGGTAAACCTAAAGGCAAATTTCACAGGTTTGGGCAAACTGGgtcaaaaagtgacaaagcagCTGTCCTGATTCACTTTTAAAGAACTTATATCATGTGTAACAGGACTGGCTGTGATATGGCCTACTAGTCCaccttctctccccctctctatCTTTTACTCACAAAAACATGTAGCACTGGAGGGTGCAGGTTCTCTAATGCACTGTGAACACACTCAGTTTACCACCAGGTGTATTAACTCATTTCTTAAATTCAGCTAATAATTGactgatatatatttttgcagGGTCGGCGGTGCAGATCGGTTGATAATGGGTTGGGTGTGGGAATTAAATATTAACATCACTGCTTCTAACATCACGTCTGAGCACAATCATGAGGGGCATCGGGCCACTTTTGGTTTGGTGAGGGGTCAGCAGCTTGTTTTATTAGAAGCGAGTAGGCTGCAGTAATTATGATTGCACTGCCAACCAATAAACCCTCCTTTAGCGTCTGCTGCTAGCTCCAAATCTATTGTGCATGCACATTCTCAGCCCTTTTATACTGTCTGCTTGCAACCACAGCAAAACCGGACTCATCCTTAAGGCAAGAATCTGAATGATATACTCAGCTTGTGAATGGAGCTGCCACTGGTAGTAATCCAATTTTAACAGCAGTGTAGTACTTTGTACAGGACAGTGTGTTTATGTATTAATGTAGCTAGTTTCCTCCGCACCTCCCTCAGGCCGGTCTGTGTTGCCCTCCAGCGGACTTCCTCCCTCGCCTGGAGAACTCTGGGGCTCCATGGAGAACTCAGAGGGCTGGACGTGTGAGAGAGGAGCCTGGGCCTGCTCCAGtgccccctcctccctcctggaCGATTCATCTTCATTCTCGTCTTCTGTCTCCCTGATCCGGGTATTCTCACAGTTTGGCTCCTTCAAGACTGGGAGAACACAAAAGGACGTCACACTAGCCAGTGTTTACTTTAccatcaaaacaacacaacagatcAACTCAGTATGAGGGCTAAAACTTATTTTGATGTCAGGATGTCCCAATAGCTCTCTGTAACacctacagttgatccaaaacgctgcagcAAGAGTACTGATGGGAGTTAgcaagagagatcatatttctccgATACTggcttctcttcattggctttCTGTGACGtctagaatagaatttaaaatccttctcctgacatgcaaagctcttaataaccggGGGACCGACATATTGAAATTGCACAGAATtgagttttgttagtttttcttgtaaacaataaacaaaaaaaatgtatttgactGTGTCaatctaatgcagccacaccgtttgaaacacaaaaagatttttccacaaatatttcatgattaTATTTGAAATTTCAAGGGCAtccgaaaactttttttcaCCACTGTCTGCAAAATTGGTTATTattttggagaaatgtgttttcactcaACATGTGTCTTCTATTGTAaactgtggtaaaaaaaaaaaaaaaaaaaggaaattataCTCACCacgattcagtgttgaaaagcaaagacaaaagatTGAAgtttaaatgagacaaataGAAAGACTAGTAAACGTGGACAGCTTGTAGTGTGGCTGATTCCCAGTCAGATTGTTAGGTTAATAACTGATCAGGTCAACAACGATAAcatggtgaatttttaaaagtaTGGAGGAATGTTTTTTAATCTACTGTGCCcgtgtatttatttttgattttgtacCCCCCGCTGTGTGGTTACCTTTCAGGTCTGAAGTATATTCCATTGGTGCTATCCACTCGTAGTCATACATCCGTTTGCTGCCAGAGGGGAGCATACTGAAGATGTCATCTGCAGTGGACTCGGAGTCTCCGTGCACAGGCCCAGAGCCGGCCATCCCGCTGTCCGGCCACAGGGTGAGGGAATGCGGGTCCGGTTCTTGGCGAGCCTCCCTGTCACCATTGGCTTGACTGCTGTGATCCCCGTCCATTTCAGCACAACCCCTCGAGTTCTTGTCTTTCATCAGATAGTCACAGATCGCGTCGATATTCTCCTTCTTTACGCCAGGCATGACAGCTTTGGCTCTCCTGGGGTCTGTGTTGTTGTGCTTGGTTCCGGAGCTGAAGTCATGTTTCTTGAAGCCAGCCTCTGCAGATGGCTCCATGGTGGTTACGCCAGGGAACGGGTCCCTGCTATCCCTCTGAACTGTATCCAATCTCGTCTTTAACATTTCAATTTCCTCGGTTTTCTCGCGCAGCTCCATTTTCAGGACTCTTATCCGGATGCTCACCATTTTGCGGATCTCAGACAGCGCTGTCTCAAGGACCACGGTGATGTTTCTACCAAGGTGCTCGGTGATGTCGCTGACCGAGCAGAGGAGCTCCTCGTCGGGCTCCAGCTCCAAAAAATCCCCGTCAGCTCGACCCACTGACCCGGGAGGCTCCATGAAGGTGCCGTGGAGTTGGGGAGACAGGTTAGTTTCAGCAAAATTGTGGTTTCTTTTGCGACTCATAAATTATCTTAACTATGAGCTCTGTTATGGGGAGAGTTAAGCTAGCTAAAAGCTACTCAGCAGGCTAATGTTTAGATGATGCTGAAACCCTGTAGATAGTCAAGTTAACCGGATTTAACGTGAGTCTCACCGGATGTAGTTGGAGTCCAGcttcaaaacaaaagcattttcaTGTCAAATAGCTATCTGGACGTAGACTCAACCGTTAGacctttttttttgaaagtacTGAAGGGAAGTATCtttattgctatttgacaattGATAGATACAGTC is a window from the Acanthochromis polyacanthus isolate Apoly-LR-REF ecotype Palm Island chromosome 23, KAUST_Apoly_ChrSc, whole genome shotgun sequence genome containing:
- the znf16l gene encoding zinc finger protein 16-like, which encodes MSRKRNHNFAETNLSPQLHGTFMEPPGSVGRADGDFLELEPDEELLCSVSDITEHLGRNITVVLETALSEIRKMVSIRIRVLKMELREKTEEIEMLKTRLDTVQRDSRDPFPGVTTMEPSAEAGFKKHDFSSGTKHNNTDPRRAKAVMPGVKKENIDAICDYLMKDKNSRGCAEMDGDHSSQANGDREARQEPDPHSLTLWPDSGMAGSGPVHGDSESTADDIFSMLPSGSKRMYDYEWIAPMEYTSDLKVLKEPNCENTRIRETEDENEDESSRREEGALEQAQAPLSHVQPSEFSMEPQSSPGEGGSPLEGNTDRPEGGQQFSSHTYICSLCGTFCPDSVFLEEHVKLIHSDSAGAQALQALQSTSSAATTTGDGSSDSRRAGGGQNEGSTGLGSGVSVSRGVGPMKKEIKIEGGYECGDCGRHFNYLGNLRQHQRIHTGEKPFMCPECGERFRHAARLKSHRLIHSGAQSPFPCPQCGKGFSVLSGLKRHQRVHTGESPYACPQCGRRFKELGNLYTHQRIHSGATPYCCQQCGRSFRHLGTYKSHRCTPAQ